A genome region from Bacteroides stercoris ATCC 43183 includes the following:
- a CDS encoding SusC/RagA family TonB-linked outer membrane protein has translation MKQVNLGFYRMVLFLLLGLFTSVIAYSQQISVKGIVKDQIGEPVIGANVLVRGTTNGVITNVNGEFILSASKSDVLVVSFVGYTTQEIPVSEKQMTIVLKEDTELLDEVVVLGYGANTRKQDLSASVGIISNTDELAARPVTSTESMLQGQLPGVTIQADGGDPTSTPNIVIRGQGSQNGDNVLWVVDGVPGAPITSMNDIESIVVLKDAASAAIYGAQSGAGGVVLVTTKKAKEGAPTLTYDGTFGFRQATNLIEPLNAEEQVEMRRRSYENAGQALPDGWNVTKNPWVGTTRTDWMDAIFRTAFYQRHNIALNVGTDKSSSRLSLSFDNDQGTLINTYKKNLALRYNGKMQLNKWITISEDLVWKNTTSRSKETDNDAYTGPILSAVYMPASATIYNPLDGSYGGTTTEDPAYIEKYGSNFADAHGDAVNPVRLLEAENLYNKTSDVWSTTSLEIGNVLPGLKFVSRFTYNLQNYYYKKFNPIRDEVGKPNLSNNVQEQSYRMDAWKTENTLTYDNTFGKHTVGALFSTTADHYSKRGLEAIGKDLSSEAVYLQYMAYANSTEVLDYLTGPDANVSMIARLAYSYDDRYFVTASWRRDYAGRLPKEHNFGDFPAVTLGWKISNEKFFKKNDIVNLLKLRASWGRVGNLGSIDYNYKSPLLSKNTYSEQAQYGVTSNQLWNNFAYYSTALNPNLTWETSEQYDLGLDMEMFNNRLSLSMDYFDKRTFNLIQPQPMNWPSTMGLDAMLVNLGEVRNRGFELSIGWNDRINKNFSYFVTGNFSYLKNWVSDIGVKNEDGTPGVWTDDKSFRSVKDIYQTTEGEPLNSFHLIQTAGIFQSDEEAAAYVDKNGKRIQPDAKKGDLKFVDYDGDGTIGFGDRQYMGSATPKTTFAWTLGFTWKKLSFSAMFQGVGGAQAMNVSKYMLLSDVEGNFNRSREILNAWSPDNRGSNIPILSKNDNNGNFSTASDWYLEDASYLRLKNVTLSYDLSDVFCKWSHLNDRNSRLSVFLSGENLATITRYSGMDPECGGWDALKYPVSRVFSLGVKLTY, from the coding sequence ATGAAACAAGTAAATCTTGGATTTTATCGAATGGTTTTGTTTCTATTATTGGGATTGTTTACTTCTGTGATTGCGTACTCACAGCAAATTTCAGTAAAAGGAATTGTGAAAGACCAAATTGGAGAGCCTGTAATAGGTGCTAATGTACTAGTGAGAGGCACTACTAATGGAGTTATTACAAACGTTAATGGTGAGTTTATTCTTTCCGCTTCTAAAAGTGATGTATTGGTTGTTAGCTTTGTGGGTTATACTACTCAAGAAATACCTGTAAGTGAGAAGCAAATGACAATTGTGTTGAAAGAAGACACAGAATTGCTGGACGAGGTAGTTGTTTTGGGATATGGTGCCAATACACGTAAGCAAGACTTGTCAGCTTCTGTAGGTATAATTAGTAATACAGATGAGTTGGCTGCACGACCTGTTACTTCTACGGAAAGTATGTTACAAGGGCAGTTGCCTGGTGTAACTATTCAGGCTGATGGTGGTGATCCTACTTCAACTCCTAATATCGTGATTCGCGGTCAGGGTTCGCAGAACGGCGATAACGTATTATGGGTGGTAGACGGTGTTCCGGGAGCTCCTATTACTTCCATGAACGATATTGAAAGTATTGTTGTATTGAAAGATGCTGCTTCTGCCGCTATTTATGGTGCGCAGTCAGGAGCAGGTGGTGTAGTGCTTGTTACTACCAAAAAGGCAAAAGAAGGTGCTCCTACTTTGACGTATGACGGAACTTTCGGCTTTCGTCAGGCTACTAATTTAATTGAACCACTCAATGCAGAAGAACAAGTGGAAATGCGTAGAAGGTCGTATGAAAATGCAGGCCAGGCATTACCTGATGGCTGGAATGTAACAAAAAATCCGTGGGTAGGTACTACACGTACTGATTGGATGGATGCTATTTTCCGTACAGCTTTTTATCAGCGCCACAATATTGCTTTAAATGTAGGTACAGATAAGTCTTCCAGCCGCCTCTCATTGTCTTTTGATAACGATCAGGGTACTTTGATTAATACTTATAAGAAAAATCTTGCTTTGCGTTATAATGGTAAGATGCAATTGAACAAGTGGATTACAATCAGCGAAGATTTGGTGTGGAAGAATACAACAAGTCGTTCTAAAGAAACGGATAATGATGCATACACCGGTCCTATATTATCAGCTGTATATATGCCGGCTAGTGCTACTATTTATAATCCCTTGGATGGCTCTTATGGTGGTACAACAACAGAAGACCCTGCTTACATTGAAAAGTATGGCTCAAACTTTGCCGATGCTCATGGTGATGCTGTGAACCCTGTACGTTTGCTTGAGGCAGAAAATCTCTACAATAAGACAAGTGATGTGTGGAGTACTACTAGTTTGGAAATAGGTAATGTGTTGCCTGGTTTAAAGTTTGTAAGTCGTTTTACTTACAATTTGCAGAACTATTATTATAAAAAATTCAATCCTATCCGTGACGAAGTTGGTAAACCGAACCTATCAAATAATGTTCAGGAGCAATCTTATCGTATGGACGCTTGGAAGACAGAGAATACATTAACGTATGATAACACATTTGGTAAACATACCGTAGGTGCTTTGTTCTCTACTACGGCTGACCATTATTCGAAACGGGGGTTGGAAGCGATTGGAAAGGACTTGTCTAGTGAAGCAGTCTATCTGCAATACATGGCTTATGCCAATTCAACTGAAGTGCTTGATTATTTAACGGGACCAGATGCGAATGTTTCAATGATTGCTCGTTTGGCATATTCTTATGACGACCGTTATTTCGTAACCGCTTCATGGCGCCGTGACTATGCAGGACGCCTGCCTAAGGAACATAACTTTGGCGATTTTCCCGCTGTAACATTAGGATGGAAAATTTCTAATGAGAAGTTTTTTAAGAAGAACGATATCGTAAACCTTTTGAAATTACGTGCTTCTTGGGGACGTGTCGGTAATTTGGGGTCTATTGATTATAATTATAAATCACCACTATTATCGAAAAATACTTATTCAGAACAAGCACAATACGGTGTAACTTCTAATCAATTATGGAATAACTTTGCTTATTATAGTACTGCTTTAAATCCAAATTTGACATGGGAGACTTCTGAACAGTACGACTTGGGCTTAGATATGGAAATGTTCAATAACCGTCTTTCTTTGTCAATGGATTATTTTGATAAACGTACTTTCAATTTGATACAGCCACAACCGATGAACTGGCCTTCTACTATGGGGTTGGATGCTATGTTGGTAAATCTTGGAGAGGTCCGAAATCGTGGTTTTGAATTGTCTATAGGTTGGAATGATAGAATAAATAAAAACTTTTCTTACTTTGTAACAGGTAACTTTTCTTATCTGAAGAATTGGGTTTCTGACATTGGGGTGAAGAATGAGGATGGAACTCCGGGAGTGTGGACAGATGATAAGAGTTTCCGTAGTGTGAAAGATATTTATCAGACCACAGAAGGTGAACCTTTGAATTCTTTTCATTTGATACAGACAGCTGGAATATTCCAAAGTGATGAGGAAGCAGCGGCATATGTGGATAAGAATGGTAAGAGAATTCAACCTGATGCTAAAAAAGGAGATTTGAAGTTTGTAGATTATGACGGTGATGGTACAATTGGTTTTGGTGACCGTCAATATATGGGTAGTGCTACTCCTAAAACTACCTTTGCATGGACACTTGGATTTACTTGGAAGAAATTGTCATTCAGTGCAATGTTTCAAGGAGTAGGTGGAGCACAAGCAATGAATGTTTCCAAATATATGCTTTTAAGTGATGTAGAAGGTAACTTTAACCGTTCTCGTGAGATCTTGAACGCTTGGTCGCCCGATAACAGAGGATCTAACATTCCTATTCTGTCAAAGAATGACAACAATGGAAACTTTAGCACAGCTTCAGATTGGTATCTGGAAGATGCTTCATACCTGCGCTTGAAGAATGTAACGCTTTCTTATGATTTGAGTGACGTATTTTGTAAGTGGTCACACTTGAATGACCGCAACAGCCGCCTATCTGTATTTTTGAGTGGAGAAAATTTGGCAACTATCACCAGATATTCTGGTATGGACCCTGAATGCGGGGGGTGGGATGCTTTGAAGTATCCGGTATCTCGTGTATTCTCTTTAGGAGTAAAACTGACTTACTAA